A genomic window from Oscillospiraceae bacterium includes:
- a CDS encoding capsular polysaccharide biosynthesis protein has translation MTDFHTHILPMMDDGSQSVGESVAMLARLQAQGVTTVVASPHYDSAREAPEAFAARRARALAMLAATRNAETPIILPGAEVKFFIGLSQAPDLRPLCLEGTDSLLLEMPFCPWTSPVVNEVYKLITVRALTPVLAHVERYIADRYNLDVLRDLISFGAVAQSNAEFFLSRRTRARAFSMLRKGYIHAFGSDCHNLEDRPPNMGALLSLICKKLGISQFHALQTSAEVAILGQRLKTN, from the coding sequence TTGACTGATTTTCACACACACATCCTGCCCATGATGGACGACGGGAGTCAGAGTGTCGGTGAGTCCGTTGCGATGCTTGCGCGCCTCCAGGCGCAGGGTGTTACGACGGTGGTCGCCTCCCCGCACTACGACAGCGCGCGAGAGGCGCCCGAGGCATTCGCCGCGCGCCGCGCGCGAGCCCTTGCCATGTTGGCCGCAACGCGAAACGCCGAGACGCCGATCATCTTGCCGGGCGCGGAGGTCAAGTTTTTCATCGGCCTTTCGCAGGCGCCCGATCTCCGGCCGCTGTGCCTGGAGGGAACGGACAGTCTTCTGCTGGAGATGCCTTTTTGCCCATGGACAAGCCCCGTCGTCAACGAGGTCTATAAGCTTATCACCGTACGCGCGCTCACGCCGGTCCTCGCGCATGTCGAGCGATACATAGCGGACAGGTACAATCTGGACGTCCTGCGGGATCTGATCTCGTTCGGCGCGGTGGCGCAGAGCAACGCGGAGTTCTTTTTGTCGCGCCGGACGCGCGCCCGCGCGTTTTCCATGCTCCGCAAGGGATACATCCACGCGTTTGGAAGTGACTGCCACAATCTTGAGGACAGGCCGCCGAACATGGGGGCGTTGTTGTCTCTCATCTGCAAAAAGCTGGGAATTTCGCAGTTTCACGCGCTGCAAACTTCGGCGGAAGTTGCGATTTTGGGTCAAAGGTTGAAAACAAACTGA
- a CDS encoding CpsD/CapB family tyrosine-protein kinase, which yields MSGKKRSQPSAQGRKAGVTDDPPESHGVRGDRQHILGEKMPFALIEEYKMLRTAVTFAASTGGETCKLIGVTSPLHSEGKSITCLNLAIAFALTQVRVLLLDCDLRKPNIAPLLSISAAPGVSNVLANMCGVSKAVCKLRRHDARLDVVPSGDIPPNPSELLGSERAGAVLTALSQSYDYIFVDLPPALLVSDAMALSRHLSGLVAVIRAGQTKKDDVLLTLERFRLANANVLGFVLNGAPRASAKRYYASKYGQYA from the coding sequence ATGAGCGGCAAAAAACGCAGCCAGCCGTCCGCGCAGGGCCGCAAAGCCGGCGTGACGGACGACCCGCCTGAGAGCCATGGCGTCAGGGGCGACCGTCAGCATATCCTGGGTGAGAAAATGCCCTTTGCCCTCATCGAGGAATACAAGATGTTGCGCACCGCCGTCACATTCGCCGCTTCCACGGGCGGGGAGACGTGCAAGCTCATTGGCGTCACCAGTCCGCTGCACTCGGAGGGCAAGAGCATCACCTGTCTGAACCTCGCCATCGCCTTCGCGCTTACCCAAGTGCGGGTGCTGCTTCTCGACTGCGACCTCCGCAAACCAAACATCGCGCCGCTCCTGTCCATCAGCGCGGCGCCGGGGGTCAGCAACGTGTTGGCCAACATGTGCGGTGTCAGCAAGGCGGTGTGCAAATTGCGGCGCCACGACGCCCGTCTGGACGTCGTTCCGTCGGGCGACATTCCGCCGAACCCCTCGGAGCTGCTGGGTTCCGAACGTGCCGGCGCCGTTTTGACCGCGCTCTCACAGTCCTACGACTACATCTTTGTGGACTTGCCGCCCGCGCTGTTGGTGTCCGACGCCATGGCGCTGTCCAGACACCTGTCCGGTCTTGTCGCCGTGATCCGCGCCGGTCAGACGAAAAAGGACGATGTACTGTTGACGCTGGAGCGCTTTCGTCTCGCCAACGCCAATGTGTTGGGCTTTGTGCTAAACGGCGCGCCGCGGGCAAGCGCGAAGCGGTACTACGCATCAAAATACGGCCAATACGCGTGA
- a CDS encoding S-layer homology domain-containing protein, protein MKKATAVVLSALLLLSLSLPALSAELESFTDIPTGWSRDAVVAAIENGLLQGNNGKIDPQGSLTRVQMAAILVRAFGVTNREHAADLSAFTDVDPNAWYYRELSLAVGIGLLLGDGHGRLRPNDAATREEVAVVLSRAFYLLDAAVDLSNRADAGAISSWARDAVAALVKAGRMQGYPDGTLRPQRTISREEFAQLMRRLVARYIMEPGEYTFEADGAVVIRVPGVILRDCVIAGDLILGDDLARTDVTLINTVFVMPSGDVTATPRMIVRAEARIVEAGDSDAPPLVGPEDVGDGETPGGGGPGGGSTPSATTYTLNVNMSSPEQSVATQRATGLPGDGEAGLFYLVLRDHMRRNVTYLKSQLTQSFPSTGLFGPLFDMFRDDVSLDMLADMTEILQYVTVAPGSAAGAANWKNPYIHLRDLEGRSTLIFDDAPFYAEVLVDIGRVSGSYTLQLTVTGRVSGLTVSSSLLAGASGLYDNLFGSVARRLDVLLNRYELDGDISAGDYMERIETWFDGLSESELSALLTVTQGSVAPLLNRDVSVAAVAGYAFTLRGPGFTIDVNVQ, encoded by the coding sequence ATGAAAAAAGCGACGGCCGTCGTGCTGTCGGCGTTGTTGCTGCTGTCACTCTCTCTGCCGGCGTTGTCGGCGGAGCTGGAGAGTTTCACCGACATTCCAACGGGTTGGTCGCGCGACGCTGTCGTCGCGGCCATTGAGAACGGATTGCTCCAGGGGAACAACGGCAAAATCGATCCGCAGGGCAGCCTGACGCGGGTGCAGATGGCGGCGATCCTTGTCCGCGCGTTCGGTGTGACGAACAGGGAGCATGCCGCGGATCTCAGCGCGTTCACCGACGTGGATCCGAACGCCTGGTATTATAGGGAGCTGTCCCTCGCCGTCGGCATCGGACTGCTCCTGGGCGACGGGCACGGACGGCTCAGGCCCAACGACGCGGCCACGCGCGAGGAGGTCGCGGTGGTGCTCTCCCGCGCGTTCTATCTCCTGGACGCCGCGGTGGATCTCTCAAACCGCGCGGACGCCGGCGCGATCTCGTCGTGGGCGCGCGACGCTGTGGCGGCGCTGGTCAAAGCGGGCCGCATGCAGGGCTACCCCGACGGCACGCTGCGGCCTCAAAGGACCATCTCCCGCGAGGAATTCGCGCAGCTTATGCGCCGCTTGGTCGCCCGCTACATCATGGAGCCGGGCGAGTATACGTTCGAGGCCGACGGCGCCGTTGTCATCCGCGTGCCGGGCGTGATTTTGAGGGACTGTGTCATCGCGGGCGATCTCATCCTGGGGGACGATTTGGCCCGCACGGATGTGACGCTGATAAATACGGTGTTTGTCATGCCGTCGGGGGACGTGACGGCGACGCCCCGGATGATCGTCCGCGCTGAGGCGCGCATAGTGGAAGCCGGCGACAGCGACGCGCCGCCGCTGGTCGGGCCGGAGGACGTCGGAGACGGGGAAACGCCCGGCGGGGGCGGACCCGGCGGCGGTTCGACGCCCTCGGCGACTACATATACGTTGAACGTCAACATGTCCAGCCCGGAGCAGAGCGTCGCCACACAGAGAGCGACAGGGCTCCCCGGCGACGGCGAGGCGGGTCTTTTCTACCTGGTCCTTCGCGATCACATGAGACGTAACGTGACATATCTGAAGAGCCAGCTCACGCAGAGTTTCCCGTCCACAGGGTTGTTTGGGCCGCTGTTCGACATGTTCCGAGACGACGTCAGTCTGGACATGCTCGCCGATATGACGGAGATCTTGCAGTACGTGACAGTGGCGCCGGGCAGCGCCGCGGGCGCGGCCAACTGGAAAAATCCGTACATCCACCTCAGGGACTTGGAGGGGCGGAGTACGCTGATCTTTGACGACGCGCCTTTCTACGCGGAGGTGTTGGTCGACATCGGCCGGGTAAGTGGCAGTTACACGCTGCAACTCACCGTCACGGGCCGCGTCAGCGGCCTGACCGTGAGCAGTTCCCTGCTTGCTGGGGCAAGCGGCCTCTATGACAATCTCTTCGGCTCTGTTGCGCGCAGGCTGGACGTGTTGTTGAACCGCTATGAGCTGGACGGCGATATCTCGGCCGGCGACTACATGGAGAGGATCGAGACCTGGTTTGACGGCCTGTCGGAAAGCGAACTGAGCGCGCTGCTCACGGTCACGCAGGGCAGTGTCGCCCCCTTGCTGAACAGGGACGTCTCCGTCGCGGCGGTCGCCGGGTACGCATTCACGTTGCGCGGCCCCGGCTTCACCATCGATGTCAATGTCCAGTGA
- a CDS encoding S-layer homology domain-containing protein, which produces MKKIIAVILAAALLLPFSLPVLAAELESFTDMPTGWSRDAVVAAVENGLLQGSNGKIDPQGSLTRVQMAAILVRAFGVANMSKAADLSAFTDVDPNAWYYKELSLAVGIGLLLGDGQGRLRPNDVTTREEVAVVLSRAFFLLDAEVDLSVHTDAGRISSWARDGMAALAKAGRLQGYPDGTLRPQATISREEFAQIMSRLVARYITEPGEYTFETDGAVVIRVPGVILKGCVIAGDLILGDDLVRADVTLENTVFVMPSGAAAAAPRLIVRAEENVAEGGPPPLIGPGDGEDGEDVEDGQTPGGDGSSTPTVPSTPSTPTMYTLNVSVSSPPQNVSTQRATGLAGDGEAGLLVILGHLRDNAQYLESQLTPSASPTGLFGPLFGLLGGDVTLDTLADLTALTQYVTVAPGSAADAAKWRSPNSRLEDLEGQSTLIFDDEPFYTEMLVDVGRDAGGYTLQVTLTGSVNGLTVGSSYLTGANHLYDNVFGSIERRLDALLSRYDLSADITAADYIAQTRAWFNNLAESELSELLTATQGSAAPLMNRDTSIGAVAGYVFTLRAPGFTVDVSVVR; this is translated from the coding sequence ATGAAAAAAATCATTGCCGTCATACTGGCGGCGGCTTTGTTGTTGCCATTCTCTCTGCCGGTGCTGGCGGCGGAGCTGGAGAGTTTCACCGACATGCCGACGGGCTGGTCGCGCGACGCGGTCGTCGCGGCCGTCGAAAACGGGCTGCTCCAGGGGAGCAACGGAAAAATCGATCCGCAGGGCAGCCTGACGCGGGTGCAGATGGCGGCGATTCTTGTCCGCGCGTTCGGCGTGGCGAACATGAGCAAGGCCGCGGATCTCAGTGCGTTCACCGACGTGGATCCAAACGCGTGGTATTATAAGGAACTGTCTCTCGCCGTCGGCATCGGACTGCTCCTTGGCGACGGGCAGGGGCGGCTCAGGCCCAACGACGTCACCACGCGCGAGGAAGTCGCGGTGGTGTTGTCGCGCGCGTTTTTCCTGCTGGACGCCGAGGTGGATCTGTCGGTTCACACGGATGCCGGCAGGATTTCGTCGTGGGCGCGCGACGGCATGGCGGCGCTGGCCAAAGCGGGCCGCCTGCAGGGCTATCCCGACGGTACGTTACGGCCACAAGCGACCATCTCCCGTGAGGAATTCGCGCAGATCATGAGCCGTCTGGTCGCCCGTTACATCACGGAGCCGGGCGAATACACGTTCGAGACGGACGGCGCCGTCGTCATCCGTGTGCCGGGCGTGATTTTGAAGGGCTGTGTCATCGCGGGCGATCTCATTTTAGGAGACGATTTGGTCCGCGCGGACGTGACGCTGGAGAACACGGTGTTTGTCATGCCGTCGGGGGCCGCGGCGGCGGCGCCCCGGCTGATCGTCCGCGCCGAAGAGAACGTTGCTGAAGGCGGTCCGCCTCCGCTGATCGGGCCGGGCGACGGTGAGGACGGCGAAGATGTCGAAGACGGGCAAACGCCCGGCGGAGACGGCAGTTCGACGCCCACGGTGCCTTCGACGCCCTCGACGCCCACAATGTACACGTTGAACGTCAGTGTGTCGAGCCCGCCGCAGAACGTTTCCACACAGAGAGCGACGGGGCTTGCCGGCGACGGTGAGGCGGGCCTCTTGGTCATCCTCGGCCATCTGAGAGACAACGCGCAGTACTTGGAGAGCCAGCTCACCCCCAGTGCTTCTCCCACCGGGTTGTTCGGGCCTTTGTTCGGCCTGCTCGGCGGCGACGTCACCCTGGACACGCTGGCCGATTTGACGGCGCTCACGCAGTATGTGACGGTGGCGCCGGGCAGCGCCGCGGACGCGGCCAAGTGGAGAAGCCCAAACAGTCGCCTCGAAGATTTGGAGGGGCAGAGCACGTTGATTTTTGACGACGAGCCCTTCTACACGGAAATGCTGGTCGACGTCGGCCGGGATGCCGGCGGCTACACATTGCAGGTCACTCTCACGGGCAGCGTCAATGGCCTGACCGTGGGCAGTTCTTATCTCACCGGGGCCAATCATCTCTACGACAATGTCTTCGGTTCCATCGAGCGCAGACTGGATGCGTTGCTAAGCCGGTATGATCTGTCCGCCGACATTACGGCGGCCGACTACATAGCGCAGACCAGGGCATGGTTCAACAATCTGGCGGAGTCCGAACTGAGCGAGCTGCTCACAGCCACGCAAGGCAGTGCCGCTCCCCTGATGAACAGAGACACATCCATCGGGGCGGTCGCCGGGTACGTCTTCACGTTGCGCGCCCCCGGCTTCACCGTCGATGTGAGCGTCGTTCGGTAA
- a CDS encoding type II toxin-antitoxin system VapC family toxin — translation MKYLLDTHVVIWVAANPLELPDNVKSMILDPDLEKYVSIVSAWETAIKLNNGKLNIKGGLLEFYRMVDENGFIQLGVEREYIDNLARLPMIHRDPFDRMLIATALVENLTLITIDENIRKYDVATVW, via the coding sequence ATGAAATATCTGCTGGATACGCACGTTGTTATCTGGGTGGCCGCCAATCCGCTGGAATTGCCGGATAACGTGAAGTCGATGATACTTGACCCGGATTTGGAAAAGTACGTCAGTATTGTTTCCGCGTGGGAGACCGCGATTAAGTTAAACAACGGAAAACTGAACATAAAGGGCGGCTTGCTGGAGTTTTACCGTATGGTGGATGAAAATGGATTCATCCAACTTGGGGTGGAACGGGAGTATATTGATAATCTGGCACGACTTCCGATGATTCACCGCGACCCGTTTGATCGAATGCTGATTGCTACGGCCCTCGTGGAAAATCTGACGTTAATCACAATCGATGAAAATATCAGGAAATATGACGTGGCGACTGTTTGGTAA
- a CDS encoding type II toxin-antitoxin system RelB/DinJ family antitoxin — protein MNTNINIRTTSELKTGANDVLKRMGLDMSTAVNLFLTQLVYKNAIPFEISAPPRRTAKLGGWEGQVTMSKDFNAPMEEFEEYMQ, from the coding sequence ATGAATACTAACATTAACATCCGCACGACGAGCGAATTAAAAACCGGTGCAAACGATGTTCTGAAGCGCATGGGGTTGGATATGTCTACTGCGGTCAACCTATTTCTGACCCAATTGGTTTATAAGAATGCAATTCCGTTTGAAATTTCCGCGCCTCCGCGTAGAACAGCCAAACTTGGCGGTTGGGAGGGCCAAGTAACTATGTCCAAGGACTTTAATGCGCCGATGGAGGAATTTGAGGAGTATATGCAATGA
- a CDS encoding DUF3791 domain-containing protein: protein MSKAGKFLVFCLEMYKAAKHMTGKEVIELFKQYGIIDYVLSCYEAMHTTGTNYIVEDIDLFVEARQ from the coding sequence ATGAGCAAAGCGGGAAAGTTTCTTGTGTTCTGCCTTGAAATGTACAAGGCGGCAAAACATATGACCGGCAAGGAAGTCATTGAATTATTCAAGCAGTACGGCATTATCGATTATGTGTTGTCCTGCTATGAAGCCATGCACACCACGGGGACGAACTATATCGTAGAGGATATTGACTTATTTGTAGAAGCAAGACAATAG
- a CDS encoding ATP-binding protein: MERKIVKDLLAWKNKPDKLPLLLQGARQVGKTYILLSFGKQYYKNVAYFSMEESREIPAIFERDLNPERIIRELAAQSGQSIFPEDTLIVFDEIQACEQALTALKYFAERAPQYHIIAAGSLLGVAMKREKFSFPVGKVDMLPLYPMDFEEFLWAVGQEKLCHLIRDSYEGFTPLSLHDTAMDLYRTYLVVGGMPRVVQEYADKRDFDFVVALHRTLNDSYIADMAKYAAPQETTRIMAAWASVPAQLAKENRKFQYKVIKSGARAGEYAVALDWLKAAGMIHKCIHVTEGKMPLSAYAENEAFKVYMVDTGLLCSKLDIAAHIVLHTPHSFDGFKGALAENYIMQALVTNGITPYYWSSSGKAEVDFVFQDRQGNIIPLEAKSADNVRAKSLRNYRDIYKPIHSVRVSAKNFGFENSIKSVPLYAAFCLKG, from the coding sequence ATGGAACGAAAGATCGTGAAAGACTTGCTGGCATGGAAGAATAAGCCGGATAAGCTGCCGTTATTGTTGCAAGGGGCGCGTCAAGTAGGCAAGACGTATATCCTGCTGTCCTTCGGAAAGCAGTACTATAAAAACGTGGCATATTTCAGCATGGAGGAATCCAGAGAGATACCCGCCATTTTTGAACGCGATCTGAATCCGGAAAGGATTATCCGTGAGCTTGCCGCACAAAGCGGGCAGAGTATTTTCCCGGAGGATACGCTGATCGTTTTTGATGAAATCCAAGCCTGCGAACAAGCGTTAACTGCGCTGAAATACTTTGCCGAAAGAGCGCCGCAATACCATATCATTGCGGCGGGCAGCTTGCTGGGCGTGGCGATGAAGCGTGAAAAGTTCTCTTTCCCCGTCGGGAAGGTGGATATGCTCCCTCTGTATCCGATGGATTTTGAGGAATTTCTGTGGGCTGTCGGGCAAGAGAAGCTCTGCCATTTAATCCGTGACTCCTATGAGGGATTCACGCCGTTGTCGCTCCATGACACTGCGATGGATTTGTATAGAACCTATCTTGTGGTGGGCGGTATGCCTCGCGTGGTGCAGGAATACGCCGACAAGCGCGATTTTGATTTTGTAGTCGCCCTGCATCGTACACTGAACGATTCCTATATCGCGGATATGGCAAAGTATGCTGCCCCGCAGGAAACGACACGCATTATGGCGGCGTGGGCGTCGGTTCCCGCGCAACTTGCCAAAGAGAATCGCAAATTTCAGTACAAGGTCATAAAGTCCGGGGCGCGGGCAGGCGAGTATGCGGTCGCGTTGGACTGGCTGAAGGCGGCGGGTATGATCCATAAATGCATCCATGTGACGGAGGGGAAAATGCCGTTATCCGCGTATGCGGAAAATGAAGCGTTCAAGGTTTACATGGTGGACACCGGGCTGCTTTGTTCCAAGCTCGACATCGCTGCCCATATCGTGCTGCACACGCCACATAGTTTTGACGGGTTTAAAGGCGCGTTGGCGGAAAACTATATCATGCAGGCGCTGGTCACAAACGGTATTACGCCGTATTACTGGAGCTCGTCGGGTAAAGCCGAGGTGGATTTTGTTTTTCAGGACAGGCAGGGTAATATTATCCCCTTGGAAGCAAAGTCCGCCGACAATGTGCGCGCAAAAAGCCTGCGGAATTACAGAGACATATACAAACCCATTCATTCTGTCCGCGTATCGGCTAAAAATTTTGGCTTTGAGAACAGCATAAAGAGCGTACCGCTCTATGCGGCGTTCTGTCTGAAAGGATGA
- a CDS encoding Fic family protein: protein MPTNRAGTLKPNLSGESAYKSFAPTTLPPNPTIELADMVNLLVAANKQLALLNGLSAYIPNINLFVSMYVRKEALMSSQIEGTQATLEDVLDPLLDENANRNVADVINYIKATEFAIERQKEWPLCNRLIKETHAVLMEGVRGQEKNPGEFRRSQNWIGGGGSTLKNARYIPPNVEDMMEAMSDLEKYINAEDELDVLIRAALIHYQFETIHPFLDGNGRVGRLLITLFLMEKVVLSAPALYISYFLKKNRIEYYDRMTDVRNKGNYEQWVKFFLQAVLESAEDAVDKIQKLSALHAKNAETIGKMGRVAKTTMRLLSYLEANPIIEMGKTAAALSLSFNTVSSAVKRLCDEEILVQSETEQRSRTFSYKDYLDLLREGT, encoded by the coding sequence TTGCCTACAAACAGAGCTGGAACGCTCAAACCCAATCTCTCGGGCGAATCGGCGTACAAATCCTTTGCACCCACGACCTTGCCGCCCAATCCAACGATTGAGCTTGCCGATATGGTAAATTTGCTTGTGGCGGCGAATAAGCAGCTTGCGCTCTTGAACGGATTATCCGCTTACATTCCGAATATCAATCTGTTCGTTTCCATGTATGTCCGCAAAGAAGCCCTGATGTCCTCACAAATTGAGGGAACGCAGGCGACGCTTGAAGATGTGCTTGACCCGTTGCTGGATGAAAATGCGAACCGCAATGTGGCCGATGTTATCAACTATATCAAGGCGACGGAATTCGCGATTGAACGGCAGAAAGAATGGCCGCTTTGCAATCGTTTAATTAAGGAAACTCACGCTGTTTTAATGGAGGGAGTTCGCGGACAAGAGAAAAATCCCGGCGAGTTTCGCCGTTCGCAAAATTGGATTGGCGGCGGGGGCAGTACCCTTAAAAACGCTCGGTATATCCCGCCAAACGTCGAGGATATGATGGAGGCGATGTCTGACCTTGAAAAATATATCAACGCAGAGGACGAACTTGACGTATTGATTCGCGCCGCGCTCATTCACTATCAGTTTGAAACCATTCACCCTTTCCTTGACGGGAACGGGCGTGTCGGGCGGCTGCTCATTACGCTGTTTCTAATGGAAAAGGTCGTTTTGTCCGCGCCCGCGCTGTATATCTCATATTTCCTCAAAAAGAACCGCATTGAGTATTACGACAGAATGACCGACGTGCGAAACAAAGGAAACTATGAGCAATGGGTCAAGTTCTTTCTGCAAGCCGTTTTAGAATCCGCCGAGGACGCTGTGGATAAAATCCAAAAGCTCTCCGCGCTCCACGCTAAAAACGCGGAAACAATCGGTAAAATGGGCAGGGTCGCAAAAACTACCATGCGCTTGCTTTCCTACCTTGAAGCAAACCCTATCATCGAGATGGGGAAAACAGCCGCTGCGCTCTCGCTCTCGTTTAATACGGTTTCATCGGCAGTCAAACGCCTTTGTGACGAGGAAATTTTGGTGCAAAGCGAAACCGAACAGCGTAGCAGAACCTTCAGCTATAAAGACTATCTTGACCTACTCCGTGAGGGAACGTAA
- a CDS encoding DUF3791 domain-containing protein: MDKDLEHIEFVMYCIETYKAHNGIDGKQAYVALKTADAIRFVDKNYESLHTFGDAEIVRNIDEYLKNRRQGFPAQ; this comes from the coding sequence ATGGATAAAGATTTGGAGCACATTGAGTTTGTGATGTACTGCATCGAAACCTACAAAGCACATAATGGTATTGATGGAAAGCAAGCATATGTTGCCCTAAAAACAGCAGATGCTATCCGGTTTGTCGACAAAAATTATGAATCTTTGCATACATTTGGAGATGCAGAGATTGTCAGAAATATTGACGAATATTTGAAAAACCGGCGACAGGGTTTTCCTGCGCAATAA
- a CDS encoding AI-2E family transporter: MLSKAKEYIKYIIPFVLGVFLFSMITDFENTMKFLSSVWSWISYVLSRFVIGLSIAYFLNFFVQWLRKTFKFPFWLAVISAYLVLIGAVVWMIIYIVPYMITSVEQLIVVAPGFIDNTGEFLAHYFPRMDADSLSFLTTFVTGASDQFIKWATELVNVSTFLPVVRSAGRGLLDISFGLLISFYTLVGKDKILAALKRCVYAFMASDKVEKRIQFCREANEIFSQYVVGKFVDSLIIGVLSAILYAIFDLEMMPFLAVLAFLFNMIPYFGPIIGMVITGIILLCFSPLHALYSLIISVVLQTIDGSIIGPKILGDAVGISPLLTIVAISVGGDIGGLLGIFLSVPVVATLKTLVFDRWVKHKLEKKRVQIE; encoded by the coding sequence ATGCTGTCGAAAGCCAAGGAATACATCAAATATATCATCCCCTTCGTACTGGGCGTGTTTCTGTTTTCGATGATCACGGACTTCGAAAACACGATGAAGTTTCTGTCCAGCGTGTGGAGTTGGATCTCCTATGTGCTCTCCCGCTTTGTGATCGGGCTCAGCATCGCCTATTTTCTGAATTTCTTTGTCCAGTGGCTGCGCAAGACGTTCAAGTTCCCCTTTTGGCTGGCGGTGATCTCCGCGTACCTTGTTCTCATCGGCGCCGTGGTGTGGATGATCATCTACATCGTGCCGTATATGATCACCAGTGTGGAGCAGCTCATCGTCGTGGCGCCCGGCTTCATCGACAACACGGGGGAGTTTTTGGCGCATTACTTCCCCCGCATGGACGCGGACAGCCTCAGTTTCCTGACGACCTTTGTCACGGGGGCCTCCGACCAGTTCATCAAGTGGGCGACGGAGCTCGTCAACGTCTCGACCTTCCTGCCGGTTGTGCGCTCGGCCGGGCGCGGTCTCCTCGACATCAGCTTCGGGCTGCTCATCTCGTTCTACACGTTGGTGGGCAAGGACAAAATCCTGGCGGCGCTCAAGCGGTGCGTATATGCCTTTATGGCGTCGGACAAAGTCGAAAAGCGCATCCAGTTCTGCCGGGAAGCAAACGAGATCTTCTCGCAGTATGTGGTCGGCAAATTTGTCGACTCCCTGATCATCGGCGTGCTGAGCGCGATTTTGTACGCCATCTTCGACCTGGAGATGATGCCGTTTCTGGCGGTGCTGGCCTTCCTCTTCAATATGATTCCTTATTTTGGACCCATCATCGGCATGGTCATCACCGGGATCATCCTCCTGTGTTTCTCGCCGCTGCACGCCCTGTATTCGCTGATCATCTCCGTGGTGCTGCAGACGATCGACGGATCCATCATCGGGCCCAAGATTCTGGGCGATGCGGTGGGCATCAGTCCGCTCCTCACGATCGTGGCGATCTCCGTCGGCGGAGACATCGGCGGGCTGCTCGGCATCTTCCTCAGCGTGCCCGTCGTGGCCACGCTGAAGACCCTGGTATTTGACAGGTGGGTGAAGCACAAGCTGGAGAAGAAGCGCGTGCAGATCGAGTAG